The following proteins are encoded in a genomic region of Aythya fuligula isolate bAytFul2 chromosome 34, bAytFul2.pri, whole genome shotgun sequence:
- the LOC116500326 gene encoding LOW QUALITY PROTEIN: very low-density lipoprotein receptor-like (The sequence of the model RefSeq protein was modified relative to this genomic sequence to represent the inferred CDS: substituted 1 base at 1 genomic stop codon), giving the protein RSSISDTGAGWRWVLPRCGALCLLLALAGLCTAADGARAKCEDCLDGSDESACVKKTCAESDFVCNSGQCVPNRWQCDGDPDCENGSDESAELCHTRTCRVNEISCGPQSTQCIPVSWKCDGEKDCDSGEDEENCGIVTCSAAEFTCSSGQCISKSFACNVQDDCSDGSDELECAPPTCGVHEFQCKSSTCIPISWVCDDDADYSDHSDESLEQCGRRPAPPVKCSTSDVQCGSGECIHKKWXCDGDPDCKDGSDEINCPSRTCRPDQFRCEDGNCVHGNRQCSGVRDCLDGTDEANCNNVIQCSGPGKFKCRSGECTDINKVCNQQRDCKDWGDEPLEECIINECDCPAGFEFIDKRNCGDIDECQNLGICSQMCINLKGGYKSERSHGYQMIPATGTWKRPYWYKDTNNTCDCNDTAKQGLGVLMDPVLQSVQVPLDGIPSLYRIDCTAQLGVICKLAEDALDSIIYVIDKAVEEHRPPD; this is encoded by the exons aggagcagtataagtgacacaggtgcagGGTGGCGGTGGGTGCTGCCGCGCTGTggggcactctgcctgctgctcgccctcgccggcctgtgcactgctgccgacggtgctagagcaaaatgtgaagactgcttagatggcagtgatgagagtgcttgtgtgaagaagacgtgtgctgaatctgactttgtgtgcaacagtggtcagtgtgtgccaaatagatggcagtgtgatggggatccggactgtgaaaatgggtctgatgagagtgctgagctgtgtcatacgAGAACATGccgggtaaatgaaatcagctgtggtcctcagtcaacccagtgtatcccagtgtcgtggaaatgtgatggtgaaaaggactgtgacagtggagaagatgaagagaattgtggcattgtgacttgtagtgcagcagaattcacatgcagtagtgggcaatgtatttccaaaagctttgccTGCAATGTTCAAGATGACTGCAGTGATGGTAGCGATGAGCTGGAATGTGCACCTCCTACCTGTGGTGttcatgagtttcagtgcaaGAGTTCTACCTGCATCCCTATCAGCTGGGTGTGTGATGATGATGCTGACTACTCCGACCACTCGGATgaatctttggagcagtgtggccGCCGGCCTGCACCTCCAGTGAAGTGTTCTACGAGTGATGTGCAGTGCGGCTCAGGTGAATGTATCCACAAGAAGTGGTGATGTGATggagatcctgattgcaaggatggaagtgatgaaattaactgcccttctcggacctgcaggccagaccagttcagatgtgaagatgggaactgtgtccatgggaataggcagtgcagtggtgtgagagactgtctggatggcactgatgaagcaaactgtaacaatgttattcagtgctctggacctggcaaattcaagtgcagaagtggagaatgcacagatatcaataaagtgtgtaaccagcagagagactgcaaggactggggtgatgagcccctggaggaatgcatcataaatgaatgtgactgtccagctgggtttgagtttatagataagagaaactgtggagacatTGATGAATGTCAAAACcttggtatctgtagtcaaatgtgtatcaacctgaaaggtggctacaaaagTGAACGTAGCCATGGATATCAGATgattcctgctacaggaacctggaaaaggCCATACTGGTACAAAGacacaaataacacctgtgattgCAATGAcactgctaagcagggtttaggg GTTCTCATGGACCCAGTACTCCagtctgtccaggtccctctggatggcatcccttccctctatcGTATCGACTGCACcgctcagcttggtgtcatctgcaaacttgctgaggatgcactcgaTTCCAtcatctatgtcattgataaagcTGTTGAAGAGCACCGGCCCCCAGACTGA